In Candidatus Pacearchaeota archaeon, the genomic stretch GCCTCTAAAACTATTGGCTCTTCTGGTTTTATTTCAGTAATTTCTGGAGTGATAACTTCGTCACCCCCTTCATCATTGCTCTGTTCTTCAATTAAAGGAGTTTCTGGTGGCATTGAACTACCTGATTGCTCAGACAATAACAATAAACCATCATCTTGTCCTATTTCTAAATCTGGAACATATTCTTTTTCAGCTAATAATTCTTGTTCTCTATTAATAAAGGATGATAAATCAGCATCCGATTCGTCTGATAAATTACGATCATTTGGAGTTCCAAGGTTAAATATATCTGAATGATCCCAGTAAGGTCTTGTGCCTAATAAATCAAGACAGGTGTGCCAGCTTGATTCACTTGCACCATCACCTGGAACATCGTTTCTCTCCATTGAAAGATGGAAGAATAAACCTTCATAGCCAGCAGCCGGCAAACCATTGCCATCATCCGCTGTATCAATTAAATTAGAAGAATCAGCCCAGTCTGCTTTATATATTTTTATTTGTAAATCAGCATCACGCAAATCAACGTTTGTATCAATTAAATTTGGAGTAACGCTAATTCCAGAATCACTTTCGCTGAAACGAGAAATCAAGAAAAATCCATTCGCCGGAATTACTGTTCCGTCTGGAATTGTAAGCATTAAAACTTCTTGCTTAGTAGGCCCATGCCCAATCAATTTAGTAATTTGAAATCCTGAAATATTCAAATCATATGATGTGGTGTTCTTTAATTCTATCCATTCATCTTTATTCTTCAAATAACTACCCATCCACATTAATTCGTTTATAACAATATCACCAGGATTAATAACCCATCTATCACTTGTTACAGTAGAAGAAATTCTTTTTTCATCGACAAAGCCACCAGAAGCTAATCCTTTTTGACTAGCCTTAAAAACTAATTCAAAAGAACAACTTTTGCTTTGCCACTCTGCAGCATCAGAAATAAGTTCAGCTGAAAATATTTCGTTTGGCTTTACAGAAAAATCTATTTTATCAGTCAAAAAACTTGTCAAATATTGGGGCGTATTGGTTGTATCATCCTTCAAGTTTAAATTACTACACAAGTCACCAGAAGCATATTCCACGCTGACAGTGTAAACAAAATCAATTGTACCAGCTTTTTCTAATTCAATTGTCCTTACACTAGGAACACTAGGTTTTACTTGTGGAGCAAAATCTGATGAATCCTTTACATTAATCTTCAAAGTTCCGGTTACAATCTTTGATTCCGATGCCTCTGTATCAGAATAATGGGCATATGCCGGAAAAACAGAAACCAAACAAGCAAAGAAGCTGATTGTCAGACAAACTATTATTTTGTTTATTTTTCTTTTCATAATGTAATTTCTTGTTTTTTCTTTTTAATTTCTTTTCTAATTTGCATTAATTGATCTCCAATAATTAGGAACACTGGAACGATGATAATCAAAATAAATCCAATGGGTTTTTTAATAAAATCTACTACGTAACCAAGAAACGGAACGGAAAATAAAACCTTGCCTTCAACTGTACTCTTGGAAACTAATGCTTGATCAGCAGAATCATTAGCGTCTCCTTTGGTGATATAGTAAGGAACTCCTGAATTGACTTGCATCTCTTTAATCCTATGCGTAGTCGGTATTTGATTTTTGCCAGTTTTCCCAAAAGTGATAATATCACCAATCTTATAATCACTAAAAGGTTTGATAACTACTATACTACCGGTATGAATGGCTGGCTCCATAGAACCGGATAATACAGACAAAACTTTGAAATCACCAACCAAAGAAAATGTGGAAAGAATTAATAATATCGCTACGATAATAATAATTCCTAAAATAGTATTATATAGATATTCAAAAATTTTCATTTGGTTAATTTTTATTACCCCTCTAAAACCTTTATAATCCCTCTCATTTCAAGAATGAGAAGGACTAAAAAGTTTTAAACTTTTACGAAATTTCTTACTATTGAGGTGCAACAGGAGTATTAGAACAAGTGAAGCTTGGATTATTTCTCCATTGTTCTGCATAGGCTGTCAAAGTTGCATTCAAAGTATTACCTTGTGCATCATTATTAACAGTTGAACCGTCACAACTAATAGTACTATCATTTACCGTCTGTGTGCCAAAACACCATGCTAAACCGATATATTTTGTAGTTCCACCTGTAATTGGTGTTCCTGGTGCCTGAGCTAATGCAATACTGGTATTAACCAATTTTCCATTATGCAAAATTGTTTCACCAGCTTGATAAATTCCGTCCTGATCAGCATCGTCCCAAATAAATACGTTCAAATCTCTGGAAATATATTCTATATTATCGCCTGACTTTTTAGCATAGAAACAAGACCAAGCATCATTGCCATTAACGTGTAGGCTGATCAAATTAGTTCCGTAATCACCCGGCTTAACATCGTCAAAATCAAAGAAAGTATCGCCTGTTGCTAAATCTTTAGCTTGCCAAAGTTTGCAGTGAGTTTTAAAATAATCATCACCACAATTACCATTAATTGTAAATTTGTAGATTAGTCCAGCAGGATTTGTTTCAGGGTTACTACCTGCTACACCCTTATTTGTAACTACAAATTTCAAAATATTAGTTCCTTGAACAAAATAAGATGGATTAACGGTAATAGAATCAGCAGAAGAATAATTAAATTCTCCTGGATCCTGACCAAGTGAATTTCCGTTTAAATAAACTTGATAACCGTTATCACTAGCCAAAGCTAAATTAAGAGTAGCCCCACTAACTTCTCCCATCCACTCAAAGGTGTTCTGGAAGCTGTAGCTAGTGTCAACTTGAGTATCCGCTTGTTGAGTTGGATTGCTTTCCCAAATCCATTTAGCTTCGCCAGTAGAATCAAATGCCGCTTCGGTTAACCAAACAGGGTGCACCCAAGCGTGAACCGCTGGATACGAAGTTACTGGCACGCCATTTTTTTCCACTACCATGTCATTACCATTCAAACTATAAACTTCAACACTACAGGTTTTACAATCCATACCATCGTAGGTCTGTTTTAAGTGGTCAACTTTTAAATTCATTGTTCCGGCCACAATTATATTACCAGCAGAAGTTTGTGTATCATTGAAATAAGCAATTGTACCGCCAATAGCAATTAGCGCAACAAGAGCAATCAAAGAAACGCTAGTTAAAATTTTTTTATTCATATTTTTCGGCTTTTTAAACTTTTCTAATTAGGAATTCATAAAAATATTATTATAAATTTTTATGAATTTCCCTTAACTTTTCTAAAAATTATGATAAGCGGTACAAGTTCCACTGGGAATATATCCTACACCATCACATGTCCAAGTCCATGACCCATCATACCAATGACCACCATAGTAAACATTTGTGTTGTTGTAAATAAGGGATGAGGCAGTAGCAGCAATAGGAGAACATAAATGGTTGTTCGGCTGATTATTAAAATGGTCATTATTTGCTGAACCACATTGAGCATTTATTGGAGCAGATGCTCTAGTTGCAGTACAGGTTCCGCTAGAATTGCCACCATTCGCACCGCCACAAGTCCAAGTGGTTGTACCTCCTTGAGCTGGGAATGCTGGAGAAACAGGATTGGTTGTACCACTACCAGCAGAACACATTGTTCCACTAAAAACGGTAGCACCATAAGCATAGGATGTTGCAGCAGTACCACAAGTACCATTTACAGATTTATTAGCTGAACAGCTTGCTGTTGTACCGTCATTGCTACCAGCGCAAGTCCAAGTCCAAGGACCAGAACCAGCTACAGTAGAAGCTACACCAACACTACATAAATTAGTTGTTGGTTTGTTGTAAAAATTAGCTTGATTGCTAGAACCACAAACACCATTAACTGGAGCTAGTGCTCTAGTTGCAGTACAGGTTTCACTAGAATTACCACCGTTTGCTCCGCCACAAGTCCAAGTAGTTGAACCACCTTGAGCTGGGAATACTGGAGAAACAGGGTCGGTTATACCGCTACCAGTAGAACACATTGTTCCACTAAATTCGGTAGCATCATAAGCATAGGATGTTGCAGCAGTACCACAAGAGCCAGCTACAGGAGCTGCTCCTCTAGAAGCAGAACACTGTGCATCAACGCCACCATTGGTACCCTTACAAACCCAAGAAGTTGAACCACCTTGAGCTGGGAAAGCTGGAGACTCTGGATCAGATGCACCTACAGCACAAAATGTGTCGGCACCATAACTTTCGTCGCTGCTAGCATAGGCTTTATTAGCCGTGCCACAGACACCATCAACAGCAACTGGAGTGTTGGGTTGTCCACAGGTATAATTTGCATTATTTCTTGATTGAACTGCGGTAAAAGTAATGTCTCCCTGAATACTATCTCCTTGAATTACATTATTTACTGATGCAGGAACTGTCCACTTTACTCCAATACAAGTTTTAACTGAAGGATCGCTACTTCCAGGAATCGGCTGTCCGCCATTTTGACTGTCAGCAATCGCCCAGTTTAATTCACTAGCCGATTGATCAGTAACAATAGCAGTTTCGTTACCGTCTAAAATATTGTTACAATCAAAATCTCGCCAAACCGTGAAAAGTAAATTGTTTTTTAATTCACCTGTTGTCTCAGTCGCGCAATCAGAATCATCTCTCAATTCCGCGTTATTAGCACAACCATTTTCTTTAGCTACTAAATTAGAAATAGAAGCACAAACCCAAGCTGGGTTATTATCAATATGTAGACTAACAGTGTTTTCTCCTACATCGCCTGGTTTGACATCATTATAATTAAAGAATAAATCATTTGGAGTAAGTGATCTTGCTAACCAAGTACAAGAACAAGCTGTTTGAAGCATGCTCGGTTCAGCAACTGTAGTTGAATCATCATTATCCTCTTCCCAAAAACCATTATTACAAATCATGCCATTGTAATGGCAAGTACTATCAACCTGCAAAGATAAATTGCCTGCTGTAATTGTATTACCGATACTAGCTTGTGTACTAGTAAAATAAGCTGTTGTTGCACCAATACCAATAGCAGCAACAACTGCAATAGTACATAAACTAACTAATATTTTATTCATATTTATTAAAATTATTATACTTTTTATTTAATTTACCGACCTTTCAGGTTTTATACACACCGTTTCCAGTGTGGAAAGAACTTAAAACTAAACCCTATAAAACAAATAAACGAACCCCCTTCGCGGAATCCGTTCTTTTACACTAAACTTATAGATTGTATGTTGTTTTGACTATAATTCATAAATAATAAACCCATCTATGACTTCTGCCTAAATATTAAAGACTTTGAAAACTTTTGTCAAATCCGAGTTATGCACATGTCTTTTATAATACAAATAACTAATTTTGTCAAATCAAACACTTTTTTGAATTTGGGATTACAATTTTTAGTAAAAAATATTTCAAAATATTAAATTAATTAAAAATTTATTCCTTCAAATATTTTTTTCCCTTTAATTTTTCCGGCATGTATTCTTGCTCTTCTTTATATCCATACTTAGGACTATACTTATACCCTTTTCCATATCCAACTTCATCCATTAATTTAGAAACAGCATTTCTTAAATGTAAAGGAACAGGAAGATTGCCATATTTTTTAACATCTTCAGAAACTTTTCCGTAAGCCATATATAATTCATTTGACTTTTTACATTTAGACATGTAGACAACTGCTTGAGCTAAAATTACATTGCATTCGGGATAACCGATAAAATGACAAGCTTGGTAAACTGCTACGGCCTGTTCTAAGGCTCTAGAATTAGCTAATCCAATATCTTCAGAGGCAAAACGAACTAAACGACGGGCAATAAACAAAGGATCTTCTCCTGATTCAATCATACGACTTAACCAATACAAGGCTGCATTAGCATCAGAACCTCTCATTGATTTGTGCAAAGCAGAAATAATATTATAGTGCTCTTCCCCATCTTTGTCGTATAATAAAGCCGCCTTTTGTGTTGCTTCTTTTATCAATTCAACATTTATTTTACTGGAAACTGAAGCTGAATATTCTAAAATATTTAAAGCAATACGCGCATCGCCATTGCTAACTAAAGATAATAAATCAATCGCTTTTTTATCAATTTTAATTTTTAATTCCCCCAGTCCCCTCTTCTTGTCCTTAATCGCTCTCTTAATAATTAAAGCAATGCTTTCTTTGCTTAATTGTTTAAAAACAAAAACTCGAGACCGAGATAACAACGCTCCACGAACTTCAAAGCTTGGATTTTCTGTTGTTGCGCCAATTAAAGTAATTAATCCACTTTCAATATGGGGCAATAATCCATCTTGCTGTGTTTTATTCCATCTGTGTATTTCATCGATAAAAAGAATGGTTCTTTTCCCTAATCTTTGATCAACCTTTGCTCTTTCGATTATTTCTCGCAAATCCTTTAATCCACTAGAAACCGCACTAACACGAACAAACTCTGATTTAGTTTGTTTAGCAATGATGAAAGCTAAGGTTGTCTTACCGGTACCAGGAGGACCCCAAAAAATCATTGAAGGAATTTTGTCTGTTTTAATTGCTTCCCTTAATAATTTCTTTTCTCCCACAATCTCATCCTGACCTAAAAACTCCTCCAGTGTTTCCGGACGCATTCGATCAGCTAAAGGATTTTTAAAATTAATACTTACCATTTTGCAATCTTTTAATATGGTTTTCTCTGGAAATAATAGATCTGCCTAATTTCTTTTCTAATTGCTTTCGGGCCGTACCAGCAACGCCTCCTCCTTTTCTAGCAACAACTCTATTCTGAACAAAAGTTTCTGGCTTGTCTTTTTTAGATATTTCAGCTGTTGAAGCTTCAGCAAGCATATTTAAAACCAATTCTAAATTGGTCATATTATCTCGAAGATTTTCTTTCTTCAAATCTTTGTGTTTCTTGTAATCTTTAGTAATCAATCCCGCCCAAGCAAATGTAATATCATCGGTTAAAATAGCAAATTCATCTGATTTCTTAACTCCTCTCTCCTCCCATTCATTAGTTAAATCTTTTCTAATTTCAATACTCTTTAATCTTAAATCAACCCACTCTTTGGAATATCCTTTCTTTAAGTAAGTCCTCAAAGCTCTTTGAATTGCCTTTTCCGGATCTTCAGCCTCTTCAATTCTTTCATAGCCAACACGTGCTAACCAAAGCTTGAAAGGCTCAGCATTGGGAGAAGGAATTGATTGGATTATTCTAAACGTTGTTTCGGTATCAGCTATATCTGTTTCTCTTAATTTGCCGTCTTCTGCTATCATTTTCAACTGTCCGATTTTTTCGGACACTTCACTTCCTTCACTTTTAAGTTTTCTTTTCAAATCAGCCCAATATTTTCTTGGTCTATCTGTTTTAGTCAAAACAGAAATTATATCAACAACCGAGAAATACCATTTTTCTTTTTTATCATCCCACTCCCTTCTAATTTTACTTCCTTCAAAAATAGCTATTTTATTCTTTTTCATATTTTAAACATTAAAAGTGGACATATTCCTTTTCTTTTATTATACTGTAAGAGTAATCAAAAAACAACGAAAAATGGAAAATATAGACGAAATATTCCCTAAAAACTACGATTTTAAAACAATTGAAGACAAGTGGAGAAAAACTTGGGACAAAAAAGAACTTTTTAAGTTCTCCTACAATCAAGGAGACAAACTTTTTACGGTAGACACCCCTCCTCCCTACGTTTCCGCTGACCATTTGCACGCCGGTCATATCATGTCTTACACCCAAGCTGAATTTATTGTCAGATATAAAAGAATGCAAGGATACAAGGTATTCTATCCCATGGGCTTTGACGACAACGGCTTGCCAACCGAAAGATTCGTAGAAAAAAAATACAAAATAGATAAATCAAAAACAACTAAAAAAGAATTTATTGATCTTTGTTTGAAAGAAACAGAAAAAGGAATTGAAACCTACAAAAATCTTTGGAACATGCTGGGAATTTCGGTTGATTGGTCTAAGACATACAGTACTATTGCTCCTCTACCAACCAAAGTTTCTCAATGGTCTTTAATTGATTTATATAAAAAAGGATTATTATACAGACAAGAACTTCCTATTCTTTGGTGTCCAACCTGCCAAACCGCTATTTCCCAATCAGACTTAGAGGACAAAGAAAAGGATTCTAAAATGAATTATCTAAGTTTCCCTATTAAAGATGGAGAAGATGTTGTTATCGCTACAACCAGGCCAGAACTTTTACCAGCTTGTGTCGCTTTGTATTTCAATCCCACCGATGAGAGATATAAAGAATTAATTGGAAAGAAAGCAACTGTTCCTCTTTTTAACCAAGAAGTATTATTTAAAACTAGTGAAGCCGTAGATAAAGAAAAAGGAACTGGCTTAATGATGGTTTGTACTTGGGGAGACCAAGAAGACCTGGAAAAATGGAGATTAGACAATTTAGAAACAAAAAGTCTTTTAACCCCTGACGGAAGATTAAACGAATTAGGACAAAAATACCAAGGAATGAAAATTGAAAAAGCCCGAGAAGAAATAATCAATGATTTAAAAGAGCAAGGATTTTTAATCAGACAAGAAGATATAACCCATTCAGTCAATGTCCATGAAAGATGCGATACTCCGGTTGAATTAATTTTGAGCAAACAATGGTTTATTAAAATTGCAGACCAAAAAGAAAAATGGCTAGAAATGGGAGAAAAAATAGACTGGCATCCCAAAGAAATGTTTGATAACTATAAACTTTGGGTTAATTCTCTAAAATGGGACTGGTGTGTTTCGAGACAAAGATACTATGGAGTACCATTTCCCTTTTGGTATTGTAAAGATTGCGGAGAAGTAATTCTACCTAATGAAAAAGATTTACCTGTAAGTCCGTCTGAACAAAAACCTCCGATAAATGAATGCCCTAAATGTGGAAGTAAAGAAATTATCCCTGAAACTGATGTAATGGATACTTGGGCCACTTCTTCTTGTACTCCCTTCCTTTTAAGAGAATTGGCTAATAACAAAGAATTGTTTCCAGTTGATTTAAGACCCAACGCTCATGAAATTATTAGAACCTGGGATTTTTATTCCATTGTCAAAAGCTTTTACCATTTCAATGATATTCCTTTTAAAAATATCATGGTTTCTGGTCATGGTTTAGATGAGCACGGAAAGAAAATATCAAAAAGATTAGGTAACTATATTCCTAGCGATCAATTAGTTGAAGAATTTGGAGCTGATGCTATTAGATACTGGGCTACTGGAGCTGGATTGGGACAAAACTTAAGATTCAATCCTAAAGAAATCAAGAAAGGAAAACAAATTACTACTAAACTCTGGAATGTTGCTCGATTTATCATCATGAATCTCGATAACTACGAAGAAAAAGATATTAATCTCGAATATCCTGATCTTTGGATATTAAAAGAAATGAATGAAACGATAAAGAAAGTGACTGAATATTTTGAACTATATCAATATGCTAAGGCCAAGAGTGAAATAGAAGAATTCTTCATGTCTAAATTCTGCGATTACTATGTTGAATTTATTAAATACAGATTATACGGAGAAGAAGAGATATCAAAAAAGTCTGCTCAATATACACTAAAAACAGTTTTCGTTGCTATCTTAAAGATGTTTGCTCCGATTCTTCCTTTCATTACTGATGAACTATATGCTCACTTCAGCGAAGAAGAAAGTATTCACACATCAAGCTGGCCAGTGACTCAAAAAATTAAAACAAACCTAGATGACACTGATTTTAATAAAGCAATCTCTGCTATTGATGAGATAAGAAAATACAAATCAGAGAATCAGATATCTTTAGGAGCTGAAATTGAAGAATACAAACTTCAAACTGAGGTTGACCTAGATAAATATGGAGAATTTATCAAAAAAGCGATCAGAGTAAAGTCCCTATCATAATTAAAATATTTTAATAAAACAAAACGCTCCCGACTGGGAGCGTTTGTCTTGTTTCCTTTAATTTCTACTTGATATTAAAGTACTTGCTTTTTTCAATCTTATTTTCTGCTTCTCTTTCCGCTACGTATTCTCTATCTCTTTTTCTTTCGATTAAAAGATAAATAACAATTATACATAGGATTAAGAATAACAATAATAGGAATCCAGCCCAGAATCTTAAGTCAAGCAAAGAAATCAATCCAGCTGAACCTTCAGCACTTCTAATAACATCTACCGTCATAGTTTTACTGACTGTTGTGTTATTCTTAGCTGAAACATCAACTGTATTAACTAATTCATTAGAACCATAGCTAAAGCTTTCTTTTGAATCAACTGTTCCCTTAAAGGTAACGATCTTTGATTCTCCTAAGGCAATTGTTCCTAAGTCGAAAGCACCAGATAATGAGCTACCACATGATGAACTCTCATTAACTTTAATATCCCTAATATTACTAATCTTGTCAGAAATAATAGTTCTTAGAGTAACATTTTGTAATGATTTTTCTCCAGTTGGAGTAACTATAATTCTAAATTCTACTTCATCTCCAGGATTTGCAGTAATTAAATTCTGCCAAGCAATTCCATTCTGAGTAATATCACGAACTAATGTCTCAACAGAAATTCCTGTTTCTACTTTAACTGGAGTAACAATTGGTGGAACATATTCTCCTACTGTATATGCTCTTGCATATTGACTTTCAGAATATGAATACATTCCTTCATCACAACCAACTGACCATGCTCTGTAGTAATACCAAACATTGTTGTATAAGTTTCTATCAATAACAGATGATCCTGTTCCAAAATAAACAACGGTACCGTCTGCAGAATTAGTTGGATAACTTTTTGCCTTTCTTGTTACTATTGTATAACAAGCTGCTTCACCTTTATTCCAACTTAATGAAATCTGACCACTTCCAGCAGCAACAGCATTAAATCCGGTTGTAGGGTCTGGTTTAGTTACAAAGACAACATCTTGTCCCAATACAGTTTGGCT encodes the following:
- a CDS encoding lamin tail domain-containing protein, with the protein product MKRKINKIIVCLTISFFACLVSVFPAYAHYSDTEASESKIVTGTLKINVKDSSDFAPQVKPSVPSVRTIELEKAGTIDFVYTVSVEYASGDLCSNLNLKDDTTNTPQYLTSFLTDKIDFSVKPNEIFSAELISDAAEWQSKSCSFELVFKASQKGLASGGFVDEKRISSTVTSDRWVINPGDIVINELMWMGSYLKNKDEWIELKNTTSYDLNISGFQITKLIGHGPTKQEVLMLTIPDGTVIPANGFFLISRFSESDSGISVTPNLIDTNVDLRDADLQIKIYKADWADSSNLIDTADDGNGLPAAGYEGLFFHLSMERNDVPGDGASESSWHTCLDLLGTRPYWDHSDIFNLGTPNDRNLSDESDADLSSFINREQELLAEKEYVPDLEIGQDDGLLLLSEQSGSSMPPETPLIEEQSNDEGGDEVITPEITEIKPEEPIVLEAPEESADNNSEQEIIPENQTTDNGAQDSGSTNTDGANTDQNNITSNETDQTI
- a CDS encoding signal peptidase I; the protein is MKIFEYLYNTILGIIIIVAILLILSTFSLVGDFKVLSVLSGSMEPAIHTGSIVVIKPFSDYKIGDIITFGKTGKNQIPTTHRIKEMQVNSGVPYYITKGDANDSADQALVSKSTVEGKVLFSVPFLGYVVDFIKKPIGFILIIIVPVFLIIGDQLMQIRKEIKKKKQEITL
- a CDS encoding SipW-dependent-type signal peptide-containing protein, producing the protein MNKKILTSVSLIALVALIAIGGTIAYFNDTQTSAGNIIVAGTMNLKVDHLKQTYDGMDCKTCSVEVYSLNGNDMVVEKNGVPVTSYPAVHAWVHPVWLTEAAFDSTGEAKWIWESNPTQQADTQVDTSYSFQNTFEWMGEVSGATLNLALASDNGYQVYLNGNSLGQDPGEFNYSSADSITVNPSYFVQGTNILKFVVTNKGVAGSNPETNPAGLIYKFTINGNCGDDYFKTHCKLWQAKDLATGDTFFDFDDVKPGDYGTNLISLHVNGNDAWSCFYAKKSGDNIEYISRDLNVFIWDDADQDGIYQAGETILHNGKLVNTSIALAQAPGTPITGGTTKYIGLAWCFGTQTVNDSTISCDGSTVNNDAQGNTLNATLTAYAEQWRNNPSFTCSNTPVAPQ
- a CDS encoding SipW-dependent-type signal peptide-containing protein, whose translation is MNKILVSLCTIAVVAAIGIGATTAYFTSTQASIGNTITAGNLSLQVDSTCHYNGMICNNGFWEEDNDDSTTVAEPSMLQTACSCTWLARSLTPNDLFFNYNDVKPGDVGENTVSLHIDNNPAWVCASISNLVAKENGCANNAELRDDSDCATETTGELKNNLLFTVWRDFDCNNILDGNETAIVTDQSASELNWAIADSQNGGQPIPGSSDPSVKTCIGVKWTVPASVNNVIQGDSIQGDITFTAVQSRNNANYTCGQPNTPVAVDGVCGTANKAYASSDESYGADTFCAVGASDPESPAFPAQGGSTSWVCKGTNGGVDAQCSASRGAAPVAGSCGTAATSYAYDATEFSGTMCSTGSGITDPVSPVFPAQGGSTTWTCGGANGGNSSETCTATRALAPVNGVCGSSNQANFYNKPTTNLCSVGVASTVAGSGPWTWTCAGSNDGTTASCSANKSVNGTCGTAATSYAYGATVFSGTMCSAGSGTTNPVSPAFPAQGGTTTWTCGGANGGNSSGTCTATRASAPINAQCGSANNDHFNNQPNNHLCSPIAATASSLIYNNTNVYYGGHWYDGSWTWTCDGVGYIPSGTCTAYHNF
- a CDS encoding replication-associated recombination protein A, which encodes MVSINFKNPLADRMRPETLEEFLGQDEIVGEKKLLREAIKTDKIPSMIFWGPPGTGKTTLAFIIAKQTKSEFVRVSAVSSGLKDLREIIERAKVDQRLGKRTILFIDEIHRWNKTQQDGLLPHIESGLITLIGATTENPSFEVRGALLSRSRVFVFKQLSKESIALIIKRAIKDKKRGLGELKIKIDKKAIDLLSLVSNGDARIALNILEYSASVSSKINVELIKEATQKAALLYDKDGEEHYNIISALHKSMRGSDANAALYWLSRMIESGEDPLFIARRLVRFASEDIGLANSRALEQAVAVYQACHFIGYPECNVILAQAVVYMSKCKKSNELYMAYGKVSEDVKKYGNLPVPLHLRNAVSKLMDEVGYGKGYKYSPKYGYKEEQEYMPEKLKGKKYLKE
- a CDS encoding Bro-N domain-containing protein translates to MKKNKIAIFEGSKIRREWDDKKEKWYFSVVDIISVLTKTDRPRKYWADLKRKLKSEGSEVSEKIGQLKMIAEDGKLRETDIADTETTFRIIQSIPSPNAEPFKLWLARVGYERIEEAEDPEKAIQRALRTYLKKGYSKEWVDLRLKSIEIRKDLTNEWEERGVKKSDEFAILTDDITFAWAGLITKDYKKHKDLKKENLRDNMTNLELVLNMLAEASTAEISKKDKPETFVQNRVVARKGGGVAGTARKQLEKKLGRSIISRENHIKRLQNGKY
- a CDS encoding valine--tRNA ligase → MENIDEIFPKNYDFKTIEDKWRKTWDKKELFKFSYNQGDKLFTVDTPPPYVSADHLHAGHIMSYTQAEFIVRYKRMQGYKVFYPMGFDDNGLPTERFVEKKYKIDKSKTTKKEFIDLCLKETEKGIETYKNLWNMLGISVDWSKTYSTIAPLPTKVSQWSLIDLYKKGLLYRQELPILWCPTCQTAISQSDLEDKEKDSKMNYLSFPIKDGEDVVIATTRPELLPACVALYFNPTDERYKELIGKKATVPLFNQEVLFKTSEAVDKEKGTGLMMVCTWGDQEDLEKWRLDNLETKSLLTPDGRLNELGQKYQGMKIEKAREEIINDLKEQGFLIRQEDITHSVNVHERCDTPVELILSKQWFIKIADQKEKWLEMGEKIDWHPKEMFDNYKLWVNSLKWDWCVSRQRYYGVPFPFWYCKDCGEVILPNEKDLPVSPSEQKPPINECPKCGSKEIIPETDVMDTWATSSCTPFLLRELANNKELFPVDLRPNAHEIIRTWDFYSIVKSFYHFNDIPFKNIMVSGHGLDEHGKKISKRLGNYIPSDQLVEEFGADAIRYWATGAGLGQNLRFNPKEIKKGKQITTKLWNVARFIIMNLDNYEEKDINLEYPDLWILKEMNETIKKVTEYFELYQYAKAKSEIEEFFMSKFCDYYVEFIKYRLYGEEEISKKSAQYTLKTVFVAILKMFAPILPFITDELYAHFSEEESIHTSSWPVTQKIKTNLDDTDFNKAISAIDEIRKYKSENQISLGAEIEEYKLQTEVDLDKYGEFIKKAIRVKSLS